One window from the genome of Esox lucius isolate fEsoLuc1 chromosome 23, fEsoLuc1.pri, whole genome shotgun sequence encodes:
- the cep83 gene encoding centrosomal protein of 83 kDa isoform X3 — MNSSALAQSAPIFTILDPGGSVKLGGSDMELQKMLIDERMRCENHKTNYQTLKAEHNRLQDEFTRVQGELKRLLCDKQTVQEKLQLLLAELRGELLDKTRELEELRLQVLTPQRLELLKAQVQQEMEGPVRERFNKLEEETEKYRSEYNKLRYDYTFLKSEFDHQREENTRILEERKIRFEAEVSRLERDREELMAQYQSTDPSRDGKRVESLLREKAQLHLRLKGLEAEVAELRAQRDNSGQQAENVQRIQVRQFAESQAAVKSLEAERQSLRLQSDRLESELQQSREQNAQLTARLHKAEREVNTLNSQIEGMRHSHKLEVANVKLESARAKGEVERDRDALHGQMEGLQVDVEVLKGNVERQKEVLAEKERELVRRVQAAREEEIRKTAAVHEEKLMLEDRLAELEKQKALQDAAGLTQKEEWEERLRGAQLAEESARKELQNLRSKLLHQGSQLEELERQKTENADLRQQNHELGVQLGTLSHSEADLLETNHRLRDTLERTREDLRSARSQAERTQHEAERLVEERRVEWLEEKHKLQEREAELQEKYCQAKEKLQRAALAQKKRKTMTENKEKRFQDKIQLLEAKVAELELQASTAKKRPSYTEEHALLNRRLKELQRRHSEFRRLLLGNQVTSSTGPALMTSTPGPGLGPISVLVPGSEGPSLHEEQHQRELTLLRRRLEELACSQQQQMEELGPPMDRSRGAGLHGSPPEL, encoded by the exons ATGAACTCCTCTGCCCTTGCCCAGTCCGCCCCCATCTTCACTATTCTGGACCCCGGGGGGTCGGTAAAGCTGGGGGGGTCCGACATGGAGCTGCAGAAGATGCTGATCGACGAGAGGATGAGATGTGAGAACCACAAAACCAACTACCAGACACTCAAGGCTGAACATAACAG GCTGCAGGATGAGTTTACACGCGTGCAAGGGGAGCTTAAGCGACTCCTCTGTGACAAGCAGACCGTCCAGGAGAAactgcaattgttgctggctgAACTCAGAGGAGAGCTGCTGGACAAGACCAGGGAGCTGGAGGAGCTACGACTACAG GTGCTGACGCCTCAGCGATTGGAGCTGTTGAAGGCACAGGTACAGCAGGAGATGGAGGGGCCTGTCAGGGAGCGATTCAACAAATTGGAGGAG GAGACCGAGAAGTACAGGTCTGAGTACAACAAGCTGCGCTATGACTACACCTTCCTCAAGTCTGAATTTGACCACCAGAGGGAGGAGAACACTCGCATCCTGGAGGAGAGGAAAATCCGCTTTGAGGctgag GTGTCACGACTGGAGAGGGACCGAGAGGAGCTGATGGCCCAGTATCAGAGCACGGACCCGTCGAGGGACGGTAAACGTGTAGAGTCTCTGCTGAGGGAGAAGGCCCAGCTTCACCTACGTCTGAAAGGTCTGGAGGCCGAGGTGGCTGAGCTCCGGGCACAGAGGGACAACTCCGGCCAGCAGGCCGAGAACGTGCAAAGGATCCAGGTCCGCCAGTTTGCAGAGTCCCAGGCAGCAGTCAAGTCGCTTGAA GCGGAGAGGCAGTCGCTGCGCCTGCAGTCAGACCGTCTGGAGAGTGAGCTGCAGCAGAGTCGTGAGCAGAACGCCCAGCTGACCGCCAGGCTTCACAAAGCCGAGCGAGAGGTCAACACCCTCAACAGCCAG ATTGAGGGCATGAGGCACTCCCACAAGCTGGAGGTGGCCAACGTGAAGCTGGAGTCTGCCAGGGCCaaaggggaggtggagagggacagggatgCTCTACATGGCCAGATGGAAG GTCTGCAGGTCGATGTGGAAGTGTTGAAGGGGAAtgtggagagacagaaggaggtgCTGGCTGAGAAGGAGAGGGAACTCGTCCGGAGGGTGCAGGCTGCTCGCGAGGAGGAGATACGCAAAACAGCGGCCGTCCACGAGGAGAA GTTGATGCTGGAGGATCGTTTAGCAGAGCTGGAGAAGCAGAAAGCGCTTCAGGACGCAGCTGGCCTCAcccagaaagaggagtgggaggagcgTCTCCGTGGCGCCCAGCTGGCGGAAGAGTCAGCTCGTAAGGAATTGCAGAACCTCAG GTCTAAACTGCTACACCAGGGCTCTCAgctggaagagctggagagaCAGAAGACCGAGAATGCTGACCTGAGACAG CAGAACCATGAGTTAGGGGTACAGCTGGGGACCTTGTCCCACTCTGAGGCTGACCTTCTGGAGACCAACCATCGTCTGAGGGACACCCTGGAGAGGACCAGAGAGGACCTGAGAAGTGCCCGTTCACAAGCTGAGCGGACCCAACATGAAGCCGAGAG GTTAGTGGAGGAGCGTCGTGTGGAGTGGTTGGAGGAGAAACACAAGCTGCAGGAGAGGGAAGCAGAGCTGCAGGAGAAGTACTGTCAGGCTAAGGAGAAATTACAAAGAGCTGCGCTTGCACAGAAAAAG AGGAAGACCATGACCGAGAACAAGGAAAAGAGGTTCCAGGATAAGATCCAACTCCTCGAAGCTAAGGTAGCAGAGCTGGAGCTGCAGGCTAGCACCGCCAAGAA ACGTCCCTCTTACACTGAGGAGCACGCCCTCCTCAACAGGCGATTGAAGGAGCTGCAGCGCAGGCACAGTGAGTTCAGACGCCTCCTATTGGGTAACCAGGTGACCTCCAGCACGGGTCCCGCCCTCATGACCTCCACCCCAGGACCAGGACTCGGCCCTATCTCTGTCCTCGTCCCCGGATCCGAGGGGCCCAGCCTCCAC GAGGAGCAGCATCAGAGAGAGTTGACTCTGCTTCGTCGTAGGCTGGAGGAGTTGGCGTGTTCTCAGCAACAGCAGATGGAGGAACTGGGGCCTCCCATGGACAGGAGCAGAGGTGCCGGCCTGCATGGCTCTCCTCCTGAACTCTAA
- the cep83 gene encoding centrosomal protein of 83 kDa isoform X2, with protein sequence MATMETTAVYPKPHIAPSLYTPVFSMYDLQAEENTASLFPVIKGEMNSSALAQSAPIFTILDPGGSVKLGGSDMELQKMLIDERMRCENHKTNYQTLKAEHNRLQDEFTRVQGELKRLLCDKQTVQEKLQLLLAELRGELLDKTRELEELRLQVLTPQRLELLKAQVQQEMEGPVRERFNKLEEETEKYRSEYNKLRYDYTFLKSEFDHQREENTRILEERKIRFEAEVSRLERDREELMAQYQSTDPSRDGKRVESLLREKAQLHLRLKGLEAEVAELRAQRDNSGQQAENVQRIQVRQFAESQAAVKSLEAERQSLRLQSDRLESELQQSREQNAQLTARLHKAEREVNTLNSQIEGMRHSHKLEVANVKLESARAKGEVERDRDALHGQMEGLQVDVEVLKGNVERQKEVLAEKERELVRRVQAAREEEIRKTAAVHEEKLMLEDRLAELEKQKALQDAAGLTQKEEWEERLRGAQLAEESARKELQNLRSKLLHQGSQLEELERQKTENADLRQNHELGVQLGTLSHSEADLLETNHRLRDTLERTREDLRSARSQAERTQHEAERLVEERRVEWLEEKHKLQEREAELQEKYCQAKEKLQRAALAQKKRKTMTENKEKRFQDKIQLLEAKVAELELQASTAKKRPSYTEEHALLNRRLKELQRRHSEFRRLLLGNQVTSSTGPALMTSTPGPGLGPISVLVPGSEGPSLHEEQHQRELTLLRRRLEELACSQQQQMEELGPPMDRSRGAGLHGSPPEL encoded by the exons ATGGCTACCATGGAAACAACTGCAGTTTATCCCAAGCCACACATTGCACCATCCTTATACACACCAGTCTTCTCTATGTACGACCTGCAAGCAGAGGAAAACACAGCAAGTCTCTTCCCTGTGAT tAAGGGCGAGATGAACTCCTCTGCCCTTGCCCAGTCCGCCCCCATCTTCACTATTCTGGACCCCGGGGGGTCGGTAAAGCTGGGGGGGTCCGACATGGAGCTGCAGAAGATGCTGATCGACGAGAGGATGAGATGTGAGAACCACAAAACCAACTACCAGACACTCAAGGCTGAACATAACAG GCTGCAGGATGAGTTTACACGCGTGCAAGGGGAGCTTAAGCGACTCCTCTGTGACAAGCAGACCGTCCAGGAGAAactgcaattgttgctggctgAACTCAGAGGAGAGCTGCTGGACAAGACCAGGGAGCTGGAGGAGCTACGACTACAG GTGCTGACGCCTCAGCGATTGGAGCTGTTGAAGGCACAGGTACAGCAGGAGATGGAGGGGCCTGTCAGGGAGCGATTCAACAAATTGGAGGAG GAGACCGAGAAGTACAGGTCTGAGTACAACAAGCTGCGCTATGACTACACCTTCCTCAAGTCTGAATTTGACCACCAGAGGGAGGAGAACACTCGCATCCTGGAGGAGAGGAAAATCCGCTTTGAGGctgag GTGTCACGACTGGAGAGGGACCGAGAGGAGCTGATGGCCCAGTATCAGAGCACGGACCCGTCGAGGGACGGTAAACGTGTAGAGTCTCTGCTGAGGGAGAAGGCCCAGCTTCACCTACGTCTGAAAGGTCTGGAGGCCGAGGTGGCTGAGCTCCGGGCACAGAGGGACAACTCCGGCCAGCAGGCCGAGAACGTGCAAAGGATCCAGGTCCGCCAGTTTGCAGAGTCCCAGGCAGCAGTCAAGTCGCTTGAA GCGGAGAGGCAGTCGCTGCGCCTGCAGTCAGACCGTCTGGAGAGTGAGCTGCAGCAGAGTCGTGAGCAGAACGCCCAGCTGACCGCCAGGCTTCACAAAGCCGAGCGAGAGGTCAACACCCTCAACAGCCAG ATTGAGGGCATGAGGCACTCCCACAAGCTGGAGGTGGCCAACGTGAAGCTGGAGTCTGCCAGGGCCaaaggggaggtggagagggacagggatgCTCTACATGGCCAGATGGAAG GTCTGCAGGTCGATGTGGAAGTGTTGAAGGGGAAtgtggagagacagaaggaggtgCTGGCTGAGAAGGAGAGGGAACTCGTCCGGAGGGTGCAGGCTGCTCGCGAGGAGGAGATACGCAAAACAGCGGCCGTCCACGAGGAGAA GTTGATGCTGGAGGATCGTTTAGCAGAGCTGGAGAAGCAGAAAGCGCTTCAGGACGCAGCTGGCCTCAcccagaaagaggagtgggaggagcgTCTCCGTGGCGCCCAGCTGGCGGAAGAGTCAGCTCGTAAGGAATTGCAGAACCTCAG GTCTAAACTGCTACACCAGGGCTCTCAgctggaagagctggagagaCAGAAGACCGAGAATGCTGACCTGAGACAG AACCATGAGTTAGGGGTACAGCTGGGGACCTTGTCCCACTCTGAGGCTGACCTTCTGGAGACCAACCATCGTCTGAGGGACACCCTGGAGAGGACCAGAGAGGACCTGAGAAGTGCCCGTTCACAAGCTGAGCGGACCCAACATGAAGCCGAGAG GTTAGTGGAGGAGCGTCGTGTGGAGTGGTTGGAGGAGAAACACAAGCTGCAGGAGAGGGAAGCAGAGCTGCAGGAGAAGTACTGTCAGGCTAAGGAGAAATTACAAAGAGCTGCGCTTGCACAGAAAAAG AGGAAGACCATGACCGAGAACAAGGAAAAGAGGTTCCAGGATAAGATCCAACTCCTCGAAGCTAAGGTAGCAGAGCTGGAGCTGCAGGCTAGCACCGCCAAGAA ACGTCCCTCTTACACTGAGGAGCACGCCCTCCTCAACAGGCGATTGAAGGAGCTGCAGCGCAGGCACAGTGAGTTCAGACGCCTCCTATTGGGTAACCAGGTGACCTCCAGCACGGGTCCCGCCCTCATGACCTCCACCCCAGGACCAGGACTCGGCCCTATCTCTGTCCTCGTCCCCGGATCCGAGGGGCCCAGCCTCCAC GAGGAGCAGCATCAGAGAGAGTTGACTCTGCTTCGTCGTAGGCTGGAGGAGTTGGCGTGTTCTCAGCAACAGCAGATGGAGGAACTGGGGCCTCCCATGGACAGGAGCAGAGGTGCCGGCCTGCATGGCTCTCCTCCTGAACTCTAA
- the cep83 gene encoding centrosomal protein of 83 kDa isoform X1 yields MATMETTAVYPKPHIAPSLYTPVFSMYDLQAEENTASLFPVIKGEMNSSALAQSAPIFTILDPGGSVKLGGSDMELQKMLIDERMRCENHKTNYQTLKAEHNRLQDEFTRVQGELKRLLCDKQTVQEKLQLLLAELRGELLDKTRELEELRLQVLTPQRLELLKAQVQQEMEGPVRERFNKLEEETEKYRSEYNKLRYDYTFLKSEFDHQREENTRILEERKIRFEAEVSRLERDREELMAQYQSTDPSRDGKRVESLLREKAQLHLRLKGLEAEVAELRAQRDNSGQQAENVQRIQVRQFAESQAAVKSLEAERQSLRLQSDRLESELQQSREQNAQLTARLHKAEREVNTLNSQIEGMRHSHKLEVANVKLESARAKGEVERDRDALHGQMEGLQVDVEVLKGNVERQKEVLAEKERELVRRVQAAREEEIRKTAAVHEEKLMLEDRLAELEKQKALQDAAGLTQKEEWEERLRGAQLAEESARKELQNLRSKLLHQGSQLEELERQKTENADLRQQNHELGVQLGTLSHSEADLLETNHRLRDTLERTREDLRSARSQAERTQHEAERLVEERRVEWLEEKHKLQEREAELQEKYCQAKEKLQRAALAQKKRKTMTENKEKRFQDKIQLLEAKVAELELQASTAKKRPSYTEEHALLNRRLKELQRRHSEFRRLLLGNQVTSSTGPALMTSTPGPGLGPISVLVPGSEGPSLHEEQHQRELTLLRRRLEELACSQQQQMEELGPPMDRSRGAGLHGSPPEL; encoded by the exons ATGGCTACCATGGAAACAACTGCAGTTTATCCCAAGCCACACATTGCACCATCCTTATACACACCAGTCTTCTCTATGTACGACCTGCAAGCAGAGGAAAACACAGCAAGTCTCTTCCCTGTGAT tAAGGGCGAGATGAACTCCTCTGCCCTTGCCCAGTCCGCCCCCATCTTCACTATTCTGGACCCCGGGGGGTCGGTAAAGCTGGGGGGGTCCGACATGGAGCTGCAGAAGATGCTGATCGACGAGAGGATGAGATGTGAGAACCACAAAACCAACTACCAGACACTCAAGGCTGAACATAACAG GCTGCAGGATGAGTTTACACGCGTGCAAGGGGAGCTTAAGCGACTCCTCTGTGACAAGCAGACCGTCCAGGAGAAactgcaattgttgctggctgAACTCAGAGGAGAGCTGCTGGACAAGACCAGGGAGCTGGAGGAGCTACGACTACAG GTGCTGACGCCTCAGCGATTGGAGCTGTTGAAGGCACAGGTACAGCAGGAGATGGAGGGGCCTGTCAGGGAGCGATTCAACAAATTGGAGGAG GAGACCGAGAAGTACAGGTCTGAGTACAACAAGCTGCGCTATGACTACACCTTCCTCAAGTCTGAATTTGACCACCAGAGGGAGGAGAACACTCGCATCCTGGAGGAGAGGAAAATCCGCTTTGAGGctgag GTGTCACGACTGGAGAGGGACCGAGAGGAGCTGATGGCCCAGTATCAGAGCACGGACCCGTCGAGGGACGGTAAACGTGTAGAGTCTCTGCTGAGGGAGAAGGCCCAGCTTCACCTACGTCTGAAAGGTCTGGAGGCCGAGGTGGCTGAGCTCCGGGCACAGAGGGACAACTCCGGCCAGCAGGCCGAGAACGTGCAAAGGATCCAGGTCCGCCAGTTTGCAGAGTCCCAGGCAGCAGTCAAGTCGCTTGAA GCGGAGAGGCAGTCGCTGCGCCTGCAGTCAGACCGTCTGGAGAGTGAGCTGCAGCAGAGTCGTGAGCAGAACGCCCAGCTGACCGCCAGGCTTCACAAAGCCGAGCGAGAGGTCAACACCCTCAACAGCCAG ATTGAGGGCATGAGGCACTCCCACAAGCTGGAGGTGGCCAACGTGAAGCTGGAGTCTGCCAGGGCCaaaggggaggtggagagggacagggatgCTCTACATGGCCAGATGGAAG GTCTGCAGGTCGATGTGGAAGTGTTGAAGGGGAAtgtggagagacagaaggaggtgCTGGCTGAGAAGGAGAGGGAACTCGTCCGGAGGGTGCAGGCTGCTCGCGAGGAGGAGATACGCAAAACAGCGGCCGTCCACGAGGAGAA GTTGATGCTGGAGGATCGTTTAGCAGAGCTGGAGAAGCAGAAAGCGCTTCAGGACGCAGCTGGCCTCAcccagaaagaggagtgggaggagcgTCTCCGTGGCGCCCAGCTGGCGGAAGAGTCAGCTCGTAAGGAATTGCAGAACCTCAG GTCTAAACTGCTACACCAGGGCTCTCAgctggaagagctggagagaCAGAAGACCGAGAATGCTGACCTGAGACAG CAGAACCATGAGTTAGGGGTACAGCTGGGGACCTTGTCCCACTCTGAGGCTGACCTTCTGGAGACCAACCATCGTCTGAGGGACACCCTGGAGAGGACCAGAGAGGACCTGAGAAGTGCCCGTTCACAAGCTGAGCGGACCCAACATGAAGCCGAGAG GTTAGTGGAGGAGCGTCGTGTGGAGTGGTTGGAGGAGAAACACAAGCTGCAGGAGAGGGAAGCAGAGCTGCAGGAGAAGTACTGTCAGGCTAAGGAGAAATTACAAAGAGCTGCGCTTGCACAGAAAAAG AGGAAGACCATGACCGAGAACAAGGAAAAGAGGTTCCAGGATAAGATCCAACTCCTCGAAGCTAAGGTAGCAGAGCTGGAGCTGCAGGCTAGCACCGCCAAGAA ACGTCCCTCTTACACTGAGGAGCACGCCCTCCTCAACAGGCGATTGAAGGAGCTGCAGCGCAGGCACAGTGAGTTCAGACGCCTCCTATTGGGTAACCAGGTGACCTCCAGCACGGGTCCCGCCCTCATGACCTCCACCCCAGGACCAGGACTCGGCCCTATCTCTGTCCTCGTCCCCGGATCCGAGGGGCCCAGCCTCCAC GAGGAGCAGCATCAGAGAGAGTTGACTCTGCTTCGTCGTAGGCTGGAGGAGTTGGCGTGTTCTCAGCAACAGCAGATGGAGGAACTGGGGCCTCCCATGGACAGGAGCAGAGGTGCCGGCCTGCATGGCTCTCCTCCTGAACTCTAA